The sequence GGTTGAGCTATTTAAAAATATTTCATTTTTGTATTTTATGATAACAAAAAATAATCTAATCATTTATTAAGCGATCGAATATCTGCTTGCTTTACATATGTTTATGCTAAGATAAACATCCCCAAAATATGAATTAAATCAATCACAATAAATGGTCATTTATCGGGAAAAGACTATTTTTTAGTTCTAATTACATACAAGATGTAAAGTTTGAAAATGGTAGACATAAGATACAGATGCGCGACACCTAATTGTTTTGACAAAAAAATAATATTAAGCCCCTTTGCATAAAGTCAAAGTATTGCTTAAAAAATACACGAAACAGTCACAAATATTTCTTGGAGCCAGAACCTAGAACCTCACTGAAAATTTAATTGAGTATCACCGTCCATTATTAATTCACTTTGTTTGGGAAAACGGAAGGATGGATAATCAATTGGACTCATACTCCCTATAAACAGTATAACACAAGAAAATTGCGTTAGTTAAAACGATTGCACTGATGGTTAATGGGCAACAGTTAATTGGGTTTTGATTTCGTTCTTGCAATGTTGGTTCCCCACAAGCAAGAAGATCGTGATATCGGGAACCCTTTTAATAAACAGCCAATACAGTTTGTAGGATTGATCATTGATCCAAAGACTTTGCGCCATTTACATTGATTGAATATCATTTTTATCGCTTGCGGGATGTAGGTTTACTTGACCTTATTGATCAAGCGCTTGTCGTTTTTTTGAGTTTAATCTACCAGCAAGCTGAACAGCCAAGCATAGCAATTATTGCTAACCAATCTGTAAAAACAGCAGAAAGTAGCGGCATTGGGATATTACTTAAAAGATAGTTATTGGAAAAAATAACGCATCTTAATTGGTGCATAACGCTGATAAAGAATTGGGAAAAGACAGCAGCTTCTCAATCATTTGATTAATTAAATCAAATATTGATTTATCTTATAAATCCAATAATTCTCACAGACACAACTCAAACACAGGCTTTGAAATTGCTAGAATAAGCAATCAATCTCCATCATTCATTTCAAGACCTAATTGTGGAGTACAAAAAGAACGTTTGCCACGGTCTTCAATAAAATTCAACATATCAATAACCGCTAATGAATCAGGATATTGTGCACGCACATCCTGGGCACGTTCCTTAATTGGCTTAGTACGATCAAACAGCATATTCACCGCATGACGCATTGCATGAATCTCAACGCGTTGAAGACCAGATCGTTTCATTCCTATAATATTCAAGCCACCAAGATGGGCATGAACTCCAATAGCACTACCAAAAGGAATAAGATCACCCACTAATGCAGCCAAACCACCAACAAATGCATGATGACCGACCCGAGCAAACTGGTGGACAGCTCCGCCGCCGCCAATAATAACATGATCACCTATAACGACATGGCCGCCAATCATGACATTATTAGAAAATGTTACATGATTACCTAATATACAATCATGTGCTACATGCGCATAAGCAAGAAATTGACAATCATCACCAATAATAGTCGTCCCCAACGCATTATCAGAACCGCGATGCATGGTAACACCTTCGCGGATAATACAATTTTTACCGATCACAAGGGTAGTGCGCCCACCTTTATGCTTGTTATTTTGTGGATCTGCTCCCAAAATAGCATGTGGATATACTTTTGCACCCTCGCCTAAGCTTGTTGCTCCCATAATGACGACATGGCTCATCAGCTCACAATTATCGCCAATTTCAGCGTCGGCACTAATATGGCAAAATGGACCAATAATAACATTATCGCCAAGCTTGGCACCGGTCTCAACTAATGCAGTTGGATGAATTTGAGCAGCAGCCATAATAGTCACCTTCACTTAGTTTTCATTTTAAAAAATATTATAAACGTCCAATTTCCATCAAACTTTTAAAAAAGTTACTAACTTGGATAGAAAGTTTTATCATACATATTAGAAAATTATTTGTCACACGAACAAAAACTTGCAAATCTTGTTAAATGAAAACCTGCTCTTTAAAGCTTTAGGTTTTCGCAAAACATCATAAAATTGAAATAAAGGTTGCAGCCATATGTTAGACAGAACCCACTATTTAAACAATAAACGATCAGCGAACCTGCAAAAAACGAAGACGAAAAATCAGTTAACTACTTACTTTTTGCATCTATCATTGCCGTCACTTCAGCCTCGGCAACCTTATCACCATCAACCTCAGCAATGCAGGCGAATTTAACAATATTACCGCGCCCCTTTACCTTCTTTACATGTAAAAGAAGTTGATCACCTGGGACTACAGGTTTGCGAAATTTAGCATTATCAATAGTCATAAAATAGACTACACCAGGTCGATCGACACCACGCTCATGAAGACAAATCGCACCAGCAGTTTGCGCCATAGCTTCAATAATTAACACACCTGGCATAATAGGATTTTCTGGAAAATGCCCCATAAAATGCGGTTCATTAATGGTTACATTTTTCACACCGGTCGCAGAAACATCCGATTGAATATTAATAATTCGATCAATAAGTAGAAACGGATATCTATGCGGCAAAGTAGCTAGAATTTTCATAATATCCATTGACGTCAAAACCGTGCCGGCATCGATCGCATTCATTATTTTTTCTCCTTGGGTTGACGGCCGATACTGCGCAAGGCTGCAACTTCTCTAAACCATTGCTTGAATGGCCGAGCCGGAATACCGCCCCATTTTTCGCCATCGGGGATATCATTCATAACACCACTTGCAGCAGCAATCTGTACATTGGATCCTATAATGGTATGATCTGCAAGTCCAACACGTCCACCCAACTGCGTAAAATCACCGATTGTTACGCTGCCTGCAATACCGCAATGGGCGGCAATAAGACAGTAGCGACCAATATGAACATTGTGTGCTATTTGAACCAAATTATCAATTTTAGTACCCTCGCCAATGATTGTATCACGCAATGCACCACGATCAATCGTCGAATTAGCTCCTACTTCAACATGATCTTGTAAAATGACCCTACCAAGTTGCGGAACTTTCTCGATTCCACGCGGACCACCGACATAGCCAAATCCATCTTGACCGATACGACATCCAGAATATAGGTAAACGTGATTGCCTAGCAAAGAATATTGTACTGATACGTTGGGCGCAATATAACAATTACGGCCAATTTTACAATTTTCGCCGATTACTGATGTTGCGGAAATTACGCTATTGGCGCCAATTACAACGTTTTTACCAATAACTGCACCAGCTTCAACCGTTACATTATCCTCCAATTGTGCAGTGCTATCAATAAAGGCATTGGGAGATATCCCCCAACATCCTGTTGCCGGATATGGTTCTACAGAGGGAGGAAACAAAATACGACCTACAAGCGAAAAATCACTGTGAGGATTTGATGAAACAAGAATAGCAATGCCTGCAGGAACAATAGAAATTAATTGTTCAGGACAAAAGATTGCCGAAGCTACGAGCGTCTTCAACGAATCGTTATATTTTTTATTATCGATAAAAGTGAGACAACCTTCGGTGGCATTATCTAGCGGCGCAAGCCTATTTATAACGACGTCAGCCAATTCAGATTGCAATAAACGAGCACCAGTAAGAGATGCCGCCTTTTGGGCAGACATCTCTTGAGATGGGACAAAAAACTTCGTATCCAACATCAAAACACTTTCTCTCCTTGCTTAACAAGGAGAAAGAGAATTAGAACTTGGTAGAAACACCAAAGTTAAAGTTCTGGATACGATCAGCTTTTTCTTTAGAAATTGGCCAAGCATAGTCAAAACGTAGTGGGCCGAAAGGAGAATTCCACATTAAGCTAACACCAGCAGATGAGCGCCAAGAGCTACTTGTATTAAGAACATCACCTTCAAACGACGCTGTAGCAGCTGATGGAGTATAATTATTACCATAAAGAGTAGCAGCATCAGCAAAGATAGCACCACGCATACCCAAACTATCAGGAACAATTGGCATTGGGAACTGCAATTCAGCGGTAGCATTCATATAGGTGGTACCACCTAAGAAATACTTATCACCATTTGCAGAATATTGAACTGGACCAATACCATTAAACTTGAAACCGCGAATCATATCCGTGTTACTTTTGAACATATCAAAAATACGGGTACCATTTTCACCATTTTCATGAATGTAGCCGGCGCCACCACTTACAAGACCAACAACATCATATTGCTCTGAAAGTGTCTTGTAAAGCATTGCCTTACCTGAGGTTTTCAAATAATCAGCATCACCACCGATACCAGCATATTCTTGAGAAACCTGCAAGAACAAGCCATCATGGGGATTTTTAAGATCATCAATCGCATTATAGGTCAAACCATAACTAATCGATGAACGGCGCCATGGACTATGATCAGATGCTTCGATAATAGCTCCAGAATAAACATTATAAAGCATTTGATTGGCTTGATCGCCATAACGCTCTGTAAACCATGAACGATCTAAATTATATTCTTCCTCGACATAGTTATAACCAATACTTGCAGTCACCTCATCCGTAATTGGAATACCAAAACGAACGGTACCACCTGTTTGGCGAACATCGTAATCATCATTCATCCGATAAGAACGACGGAAAACATCGACACCGGCTGACATACGATAACCTAGGAAATACGGCTCAGTGATTGAAAATGAATAGTTTTGAGCATCGTTTTGACCAACACCGGCACCTAAACGTACATATTGACCACGACCAAGGAAGTTACGCTCAGTAATCGATGCTTCAACAGAAGCACCAGGACTATCACCACCGGTTGTATAACCACCACCGATGGAGAACTCACCGGTTGAACGTTCAACAACATCTACAACCAAAACAACTTGATCTGGCTCAGAACCAGGAGCAGTTGAAACATTCACAGTCTGGAAGAAACCTAAACCTTCCAAACGACGCTTTGCACGTTGAACCATAGTTTGATTAAAAGCATCACCTTCACTTAAATCAAACTCACGACGAATAACATAATCACGGGTTTTATTATTACCACGAATCTCGATTCGCTGAACATAAGCGCGAGGACCTTGATCTACGCTATAAACCAGTGAAATTGTATGATTATTAAAATCACGATTACCTAAAGGCTCAACTTTAGCAAAAGCATAGCCAGAATCAGCAATACGATCACTCAATGCAAGAACTGTATCTTCAATCCGCTTAGCACTATAAACATCGCCATTACGGGTTTTAAGCGCACGCGACATACTTTCGGTATCAACACCAGGAACGGTACTTTCAACCTGAACGTCACCTAAACGGTACCGCTGCCCCTCATCAATTACAAAGTTAATTGTATATTTATTGGTTGTCGGATCAAGAGTAGCATTCGATGAAATAATACGGAAATCTGCATAACCACGATTGAAGTAGAAACGACGA comes from Bartonella sp. HY038 and encodes:
- the lpxA gene encoding acyl-ACP--UDP-N-acetylglucosamine O-acyltransferase, giving the protein MAAAQIHPTALVETGAKLGDNVIIGPFCHISADAEIGDNCELMSHVVIMGATSLGEGAKVYPHAILGADPQNNKHKGGRTTLVIGKNCIIREGVTMHRGSDNALGTTIIGDDCQFLAYAHVAHDCILGNHVTFSNNVMIGGHVVIGDHVIIGGGGAVHQFARVGHHAFVGGLAALVGDLIPFGSAIGVHAHLGGLNIIGMKRSGLQRVEIHAMRHAVNMLFDRTKPIKERAQDVRAQYPDSLAVIDMLNFIEDRGKRSFCTPQLGLEMNDGD
- the fabZ gene encoding 3-hydroxyacyl-ACP dehydratase FabZ; translation: MNAIDAGTVLTSMDIMKILATLPHRYPFLLIDRIINIQSDVSATGVKNVTINEPHFMGHFPENPIMPGVLIIEAMAQTAGAICLHERGVDRPGVVYFMTIDNAKFRKPVVPGDQLLLHVKKVKGRGNIVKFACIAEVDGDKVAEAEVTAMIDAKSK
- the lpxD gene encoding UDP-3-O-(3-hydroxymyristoyl)glucosamine N-acyltransferase, whose translation is MLDTKFFVPSQEMSAQKAASLTGARLLQSELADVVINRLAPLDNATEGCLTFIDNKKYNDSLKTLVASAIFCPEQLISIVPAGIAILVSSNPHSDFSLVGRILFPPSVEPYPATGCWGISPNAFIDSTAQLEDNVTVEAGAVIGKNVVIGANSVISATSVIGENCKIGRNCYIAPNVSVQYSLLGNHVYLYSGCRIGQDGFGYVGGPRGIEKVPQLGRVILQDHVEVGANSTIDRGALRDTIIGEGTKIDNLVQIAHNVHIGRYCLIAAHCGIAGSVTIGDFTQLGGRVGLADHTIIGSNVQIAAASGVMNDIPDGEKWGGIPARPFKQWFREVAALRSIGRQPKEKK
- the bamA gene encoding outer membrane protein assembly factor BamA, with product MTAKTKFLGAASAIALTVAIAVPSTVVVSVSTASVAQAAVVSRVEVRGNKRVDAQTIRDNIGITSGRNFSNNDIDEALKRLFNMGLFSDVTIRQQGNALVVNVVEYEVVNQVLFHGNKRIKDADLERVLSLKPRSPFDRAKLLSDEDTIKQAYASVGRENVTVSTNVVNLGQGRVNVVFDVNEGERTKINDIVFEGNHAFGNRRLRDVITTKRSNMLSWLTRGDVYTQDRLEADEEALRRFYFNRGYADFRIISSNATLDPTTNKYTINFVIDEGQRYRLGDVQVESTVPGVDTESMSRALKTRNGDVYSAKRIEDTVLALSDRIADSGYAFAKVEPLGNRDFNNHTISLVYSVDQGPRAYVQRIEIRGNNKTRDYVIRREFDLSEGDAFNQTMVQRAKRRLEGLGFFQTVNVSTAPGSEPDQVVLVVDVVERSTGEFSIGGGYTTGGDSPGASVEASITERNFLGRGQYVRLGAGVGQNDAQNYSFSITEPYFLGYRMSAGVDVFRRSYRMNDDYDVRQTGGTVRFGIPITDEVTASIGYNYVEEEYNLDRSWFTERYGDQANQMLYNVYSGAIIEASDHSPWRRSSISYGLTYNAIDDLKNPHDGLFLQVSQEYAGIGGDADYLKTSGKAMLYKTLSEQYDVVGLVSGGAGYIHENGENGTRIFDMFKSNTDMIRGFKFNGIGPVQYSANGDKYFLGGTTYMNATAELQFPMPIVPDSLGMRGAIFADAATLYGNNYTPSAATASFEGDVLNTSSSWRSSAGVSLMWNSPFGPLRFDYAWPISKEKADRIQNFNFGVSTKF